The Natrinema versiforme genome segment AACTCTGCGGAAGGGCGATGAACGGGGACTCATCTACAACGGAAGTGGGAAGTTGAGACCACTCTCCTCAATGCATACGCTCTCATTGTTAGCAAGGGACTGAACCGGATACCGAAGCTCCGTCTGGTGAAGGTGCCGACGAAATCTGAGTCTGTCGCCCGATGCAGGGTCGGTCGACGCGATACGCATCACTCCCAAGGAATGGTACAAGCAGAAAGTCTTCAAAGATTATCCCGCGTTCAAAACGTTCCTGACTCTGACTGAGACTGCATTCAACGATGAAGGCAGCAGTCTACAGAGGAAGGAGGCGAGATAGTATCGAAGAGCGACCCGAACCGGAAGTCGAGGAACCGGCGGATGCCATCGTCCGAATCACGCACACGGCTATCTGCGGGTATCGTCAGAGCTGTTGGTCGGTTGGCCGGATGAGCATCTCATTCACACTGACATGCTGGGGCCGGGTCACGGCGTACGCAATCGCATCTGCGATGTCCTCGCTCTGGAGCGGTGTGATTGACTCGAGAAAGCCCTCTTCTATCTGTTCTTTAATTTCGTCGTCAGGAATGTGTTCTTGGAGCTCGGTTTCGACCGCACCGGGTTCAATGATCGTCGTTCGAATTCCCTCGGTAGTGACTTCCTGACGGAGTGATTCGGAGAATGCGTTGACACCAAATTTCGTAGCGGCGTATCCCCCGTTATTCGCAATCGCGTCCCGACCGGCCGTCGAAGAGACGTTGACGATGTGGCCAGCATCCTGCTCCTGCATTACTGGGAGCGTGGCGTGGGTGAGGTTCATCAAGCCCAGTAGATTGACTTCGATCATCTGCCGGAAATTCTCACGGTCGGCCCGTTCAACAGGTTCGAGCAACATCACTCCGGCGTTGTTCACGAGGATGTCGATGCGACCGTATTCGTCGGTGGTCGTCTCGACGAGATTGTCGATGTCGTCTTTAGCCGTGAGATCAGTGGGTACCGAGAGTGCCTCACCGCCTGCCGATTCGATTTGACCGGCGAGTGCCTCAAGTTCCTTTTTGCGGCGGGCGGCAAGGACAACACTTGCACCCCGCGAGGCGAGGGCCTCGGCCGTGGCCTCTCCAATACCAGACGACGCACCAGTTACAATCGCTACCTGTCCAGCCAGTTCAGATCCGACTCTGTCAGACATCAGTTACAAAGAGACCACTAACGACAGTGAGTCTAATGCTATACGGATAGGGCATTTAAATTACTCCGTGAAGAGAACATAAGACCTCGGGAAGCCGTTCGGAATCGTCGCTCGCTACTGCGAAAGTACCTCTAAACGCGTAGGTGAGCCAAGTGTCGCAGAGATAAGTTGCCGCTCGGCGCGGCCGAGAAGGTCAGACAGCGAGGGTTGAGAAATACCTAATTCGTCCGCGAGTTCTCTCGCGCTAGTCTGGCGCGGCTGTTCGTAGTAGCCCCGAGACATGGCGAGTGACAGTGCCTCATACTGTCGCTCCGTCAATCCGTACGGTGCCGATTCTTCGGACGCTGAGGTATCCTGTGAAATGGAGCCGATCTCGACCGAGATACCGTGCTCCTCACAGCTCGTCCTGAACGTATTGAACGCAGGATAGTCTTTGAACACCTTCTGTTCGTACCACCCCTCGGGGGTAATCTGTATTGCACCAATGAGGCCTGCATCGGGAGTATTGTCGAACGCTTCCGCGACGGACTCTTTAAGCACCGATGCCACCTTGAATACGTGCCTTCCATTTACGGTTCCGAGATCGGTCGCTTCGAACACGTCATCGAGTTCCAAGAGCGTCTCCACAGAGAGCGGTTCAGCGGCGTCAATCTCGACAACTACCTGCTGGTGGCCCTGATTTAACCCGATCACATGTGGGCACTGTACTTGGTTGGCCTGTTCCAAGTTGGCAAGGCTAACGAGCGGCAACAACGGTGAACGGAGGTGAACTTCAGCGGTAATCGGCATTATCAGGAGGTACGTGCTGGCCGGGCTTCTCTATTAGTTTTTCTGAGGTGCGTTTTATTCGATAGGGCCCGGTGCCGCGACAGTATTCGTATCGTCGAAGGAGTCATCCCCTTGTTGTCGGCTCCTTTTTCGAGATTTAGGGTTGGACCTGATCGATCGGACGGACGAGAACTTCGTTGATGTCCATGTGCTCCGGTTGGGTGACGACGAATGTAATCGTCCGGGCGATATCGTCTGGCTGGAGCGGGGTCAGGGACTCGTTGAGGTCCTCTATCTGTGCTTTGATTTCCTCATCAGCAATGGACTCCGGGAGTTCCGTGGCGACCGATCCCGGCTCGATTGTCGCCACCCGAATCCCCCCCTCCGCAACGTCCAGGCGGAGTGAATCGCTGAACATCTTCACACCGGCCTTCGATGCGTTGTAGTGCGACCCATTCGGCATCAGGAACCTCCCGACGACTGAGGAGAGGTTGACGATGTGACCGCTTTCTTGCTCCAGCATCGTGGGAATGACCGCGTGAGTGAGGGTGATTAGGCCGGTGAGATTGACGTCGATTGTCTTTTGGAGCGTCTCCCGCTCCGCCTCCGCGATATGGGTGAGGGGCATGAGCCCAGCGTTGTTCACGAGGATGTCGATGCGACCGTATTCGTCGGTGGTCGTCTCGACGAGATTGTCGATGTCCTCGTCATCCGTGACGTCAGTCGGAACGACGAGGGCATCACCGTCTTCGTCTTCGATCTTTGACGCGAGTTCTTTGAGTTCGCCCTCGCGTCGTGCAGCAAGGACGACGCTCGCACCCCGCGATGCGAGCGACTGAGCGGTTGCTTCGCCGATGCCCGACGATGCCCCAGTAATAATTGCGACCTGTCCCTCAAGTTCAGTACCGAAATCGCTTGTCATCATCCAAAAGGAGGACCGAGGAAGGATTGAGTCTGATGCTATGTCGATAGTGTCTTTAAATACTCTCTCAAGACTGGAATCCTAGTTATTGCGCCGGCCAGGACGTTCACCGGCGTCTCTGTGTCGTCTGTGAACAGGACGTTATAGAAGGTGGGTGACCCGAGAACTGCGCCGGGACTCGAGAAGCCCCTTTAGACGTGATATTAACTTGCTGAGAGACCGGCCCAGAACTCTGACCAACACGGTATCCCCTGAATAAGCCCTTAATAGCACGCGGCGTTATGCCTATTCAATGACAATCACAGTCGAGTTCTCAATGTATTCGCCCTCTCTTCCGCTCGTAGATCTTGTCGAATCGCTCCCGTTTCGACAATTGGAGTGCGAACATGGACTCTGTCTGAAGCGGGACAGTGACGTCTTCGTTATCCATATCGACCCAGGAGACGACATCTCTGAGGAGGACCTTTCGGCTTTTGATGAAGTTGTTGAGGCGACGTCGCTCGGGCGGACAAAGGGTAAGGATGTCTATCGACTCACGGTTGAACTGGTGGATGACATTTCGGAGGCGTTCACCCCCGAACGGTTTACTGCCGTTGAGGTAGAGCCGATGATCCTCACGCCGGACGGCTGGTACGAAAAGAAGGTCTTCGAGGACTACGAAACATTCGACCGGCTCCGAACTCGTTTTGAAGAGTATGGCATTTCGATTGAACTCATTTCGATCACGCAGGGGTCTGATTCGAGAGGTGACTCGCCACAATACGGACTAACAGACCGGCAATACGAGGCACTCACGCTCGCTATTTCTCGCGGATTCTATGAGAGTCCTCGACAGGTCTCCACCGAAGAATTGGCTGAAGAAATGGGAATCTCGCAACCGTCTATGTCAGATCTCCTCCGCCGCGGTGAGCGACAGCTCCTTTCGTCCGCACTTGAACCCCAAACCCACATCAACGCGCTTTCCGCACAGGAACGGCTCCAGTGATTTCGGTCCAGAATATCCCCGACTTGAGGGAAAATACGAATCTGATGTTTCTATCGCTGTATGGGGATTTCTGAGGGGATCGCTGGAAAGGATTGACGCGTGATCTCGGGTCAATTCATTCGGCAGCAAGACACTCCTGGCTAAAGGTCGAAGATCGCGTCCATTTCGGCGGTAGTTAGTTCGAAGTCGAATATCTCAATATTCTCTTCCTGATGCTGCCGTTTCGAGGCTTTCGGTATGGCAGACACATTTTCCTGTTGTATCAGCCAGCGAAGCACGACCTGTGCTGGGGATTTCCCGTACCGTTTGCCTACTCGAATCAGGGTCTCGTTCTCGAGTCTTCTCCCGACGGCCAATGGACTGTAGGCGGTCAGCATCACATCATTGTCCACGCAGTACTCCAAGAGTTGCGATTGGTCTGTGAATGGGTGGTACTCGACCTGGTTCGTAACGATCGGCGTATCCGATGCTGCCTCCGCTTCTTGCAATTGCGGAAGAGAAAAATTGCTCACTCCAATATGTTGGACACGCTCTGCCTCCTGAAGCTCGTTCATCGCCCTGACCGACTCCGTGACTGGGACGCTCTGACTCGGTTCGTGAATCAGTAACAGATCAACATACTCCATTTTGAGCCGGTCCAAACTGTCCTCAAAGGAGTTCTGGAGGTCGTCGTACGCCAGATTTCGCCTGAGAATTTTCGTTACCACAAATACCTCGTCGCGGGCAACGTCTGCATTCTCGACGGCTTCTCCAACGGCGTCTTCATTCCCATACATCTGAGCCGTGTCAATATGACGATAACCGAGCCTAAGCGCAGTTTCTACTGCGTTCCGAGTTTCTGTTCCTCCCATCCGAGCGGTCCCGAACCCTAACGCTGGGATGTCTGCACCCTGAACTGAGACATACTCCATAGACAAGAGATACAATGGCGATCCACATGGCTGTAATGCTATGTGGAAAGCGCGGGTAAATAGCATCGTGAGTTGAGCGTGGAGTGAAGGTGAGCCCCAGTTTCGAAAGCAGGTTTAATTCTCCGTATTCGCCTCATCGGACTATTTAAATAGGCTTTCTTGATAGCATCGAATCTATGGCCCTCTCGGTGTAACTCAGACTGAGAACAAATCATGAAGGCAGCAACCTACCGAGGCCCCGGTGACGTTCGTATTGAAGAGCATTCTGCCCCCGAGATAGAGGAGTCAACAGACGCGGTCATCCGCATTACGCACACCGCAATCTGTGGGTCGGATCTCTGGTTCTACCGTGGCCAAGAGGACTATGACGAAGGCGCGCCTGTCGGCCACGAACCGATGGGCATCGTTGAAAAGGTTGGCGACGACATCCGGCACGTTGAGCCGGGCGACCGCGTGTTCGCTGGGTTCGCTATCAGTTGTGGCGAGTGCGAGTTCTGCCGCAAAGGACTCCACACTGCGTGCACGAATGGTGGGTTCTGGGACGGCCCGGGTGTCGGCGGCGCACAAGCGGAGAAACTTCGTGTCCCACACGCCAACGGAACGCTCGTCCGTGTTCCAGACCGGTATGCGAACGATGAGGACACGCTCGAAGCACTACTCCCATTGACCGACGTGATGGGGACGGGCCACCACGCCGCTGTCTGCGCGGACGTCGAGGCCGGCGACACGGCTGTGGTCATTGGTGACGGTGCAGTCGGACTCTGTGCCGTCCTCGCCTCGAAACGGCTCGGCGCGGAGCGCATCATCGCGGTCGGCCACCATGAGGATCGCCTCGAACTCGCTGAGGAATTTGGCGCGACAGAGACCGTCTCCAGCCGCGGTCAAGAAGCCATCGATGAAATCCAAGACATCACATACGGCGGTGCGAATCACGTCCTCGAATGCGTCGGTGCAGAATCCTCACTAGAGACTGCTGCAACTGTTGCCCGTCCCGGAGGGAGCATCGGCTACGTTGGCGTACCACATGTCGAAGACCCGTCATTCCTCGAACCATTGTTCTTCAGCAACGCCTCGTTCACCGGTGGCCCCGCTCCCACCCGAGCGTACGCTGAGGAACTTATGGAGGATGTTCTCCAAGGCACTCTCGATCCGTCACCCATCTTCACGAAAACAGTCGACCTCGACGGCGTGCCGGAGGGGTACGAGGCGATGGACGAGCGAGAGGCAGTGAAAGTCATGGTAAAAGTCGATGCATAGCGTATCGCTAAGCATCCGACGGACAAGTTACCAGATGACACGCCGAAGTGGAGGAACCGATGTCACGTAATCAAGATCAAACTGTGCCGACGAGCGAGAAATTCGATTTCGGAGACAAGGTGGCGTTCATCTCGGGAGCGGCGGGCGGGATTGGCCGCGCCACGGCGCTCGCGTTCGCCCGCGAAGGAGCCGACGTCGTGGTCGCCGACATCGACGAGGAGGGTAACCAGGAAACGGCAGATCTGATCGAGGAGACTGGAAGTCGCGCACTCGCGGTTGCGTGCGACTTGCGGGAGTCCGAGGACGTCCAAGCGGCGCTAGATGCCGCCATAGCGGAATTCGGGCGTCTGGACATCGCCTGTAACAATGCCGGTGTCGAACAAGGCCCCGAAAAGACAGCAGAACTGGACGAGGAAGAGTGGGACCGGATCATGGATACCGACCTGCGTGGGGTCTTCCTCTCGATGAAGTACGAGATCCCGCTCATCCTCGAACAGGATGGCGCAATTATAAACATCGCTTCGGGTGCAGGAATTAGAGGCTTCCCTGAAGCTGCATACGTCGCCGCGAAGCACGGCGTCGTCGGTCTCACGAAATCGGCAGCACTCGAATACGCGGACACTGATCTCCGTATCAACGCCGTCTGTCCTGGTATCATCGACACCTCGATGATGGATCGCGTCACCGACAATAGGGGCGCGGGCCGTCAATCGGTGATCGACCAAGAGCCGATCGGACGGATGGGGACGCCCGAAGAGATCGCGGATGCTGTCATCTGGCTGTGTTCGGATGCTGCCTCGTTCGTACTCGGACACCCGATGGTCGTCGACGGTGGTCAGACGGTGTAGTACAGACAGGTGTACGACCCTCGATTAACCGGTTACACGAGTCCCTGAGCGTGTTGAGAGAGTAGTGCTTCAAAATGGCTGTTACGTTTGAGTCTCAGCGTACGGTCTTTCGACAAATCGCGCGAAAGTCATACACCGACTGGCCAGCGTACAAGTTCAGACCGATATTTGATCGCTCTTCGCTTCCCGCACTGGAGTCTGACGTTCGTGTCGTCGCAGGAACGTGGTTTAACCACGACGAACACGAGACTGTCGAGCCGTTCATTCACTCACTGCCGCTCGCATATGTCCAGTTCAGTCCGTACGACCGTTACGAAGGCTCAACGAGCTACGAGATGGAGACGCTGTTTCGCCTGTTTCTTCTGAAAGAGCTCTACGGTTGGGGTCATGAAACCGCTCTCGTTGAGTACCTCTCCCAGCATCCCGATCTCTGTGATCGACTTGGCTTGGAATCCGTGCCGAACCAGTCGACACTCTGGCGCAGTTGGCACCATCGCTTCACTGCTGATCTCCAAGATACCGTCAAGACCGCAGCTCGAACGATCCTCATCAAAGCCCAGAACGCGGGTGTCGCTGTTCCACGAGAGCCAGAACGACGGAGCCGCAGTCGAGGTAACGAGAGTCCGGAATCCATCCCTGACGACCAGACCGTATTAGAGCAGGTGGAGACGGTCACTGAGCAGATGAACTGTGTCGTCTTCCCAGCCTTCTCATTGGACCGTGGCGAAGGCTGTGAGATCCACGAGAACGCTTACTGGGACCTCCAGACATACTTGGGTCTCCGTGAAAACCTCGCCGTCAACGAGGGTGCACGGAGCTTCATTTATGAGTCCAATAGGAACCGGACACCACTCGGCCACGCACACCGCGAGCATGTCCGCGACCTCTCAATCGAGCAGATTCGAGAGATGTACCGACAGTCGGTGAGCCGATTGCTAGACCGGGTAGCAGAGACTGAGGAGTTCTTCCGGGCTGGTATCGTTGCCATCGACATTACCGAGTCTGATCCCTTCACTGGAGATCGAGCAGGCCACGAAGACGAGATCATCGGCACGAAAGAGAAAACCAACGAGTACGCCTACCAGTGGGCCACCGTCCAGCTGGTCGGGAATGCCGTCCCAATCGTGCTAGACGTGCGGCCGGTGCAGAAAGGCGATACACGCAAGGAGATTGTCGCGGACCTCTTGGACTCCGCTGAGGCGGCTGTTCACGTGGATAATGTGCTGATGGATCGGGAGTTCGACAGCCAGCATATCCTGGAAATGCTGAGTCAGCGCGGGCTATCCTATGTGGTTCCAAAGCGGATGCAAACCAGTGAGAAAGCCCAGGCCAAGCGCCTTCTCAAACGGGGGAAGGACCGCTATGAGACTGATCGGAAACTGCATCTCGGAAATAACGAGTGGCACTCGACGACGCTGATCTATCGGCGGAAGGAGAATTCTGAGCACACCGATTATCGACAGTACTCGGTGTTCATGACGAATAGAGGGCGTGGAAACCTCACTGAGTACGGCTATCGCTGGGAGATAGAGAGCGGGTACAAGTCGATCAAGCGGTTCATGGCCGCGACAACGTCGAAGCACTTCGGGCTCCGGTTCTTCTATTTCGCGTTCGCCTGTTTACTGTACTCAATTTGGCGAGCGGTTGATCTACTCGTACAGGTGCAGTTGACCGGTGAGTACGAACACTCGCCGATTGTGACTGCTGACAACACGCTGACGCTGGTGAAGAAGGAAACGGGAATTGGATAGTAACGAGACTCTCTCCGTGGGAGCGCGTGTTCTGAGTGGCGACACTATCCGGAGTCTCGGAAATCCTCTGGAATAGTTGCCTGCGAAACAAGAACGGGCGATCAGAAAGCGATCTGACGCAGATTCCGCTTATCGATTTGGCCGAAACCACGCATCATAACCCCGATATACCCGCTGTAGTCTCATCTTCCCAGGTCCGGTAGAAGTTGAGACTGGTCGTCTCAATGCATACGGCCCTCAAACCTCTTTGTGTAGAAGTTGAGACTGGTCGTCTCAATGCATACGGCCCTCAAACCTCTTTGTGGCTTAGAGTACTCATCACCAATATTGGATTCGTTATTATCGTCGCTTTCACTTCGAACATATGTCTCAGTGAGCGATGAACTCCCCCTCAAGCAAGTCCAT includes the following:
- a CDS encoding transposase codes for the protein MAVTFESQRTVFRQIARKSYTDWPAYKFRPIFDRSSLPALESDVRVVAGTWFNHDEHETVEPFIHSLPLAYVQFSPYDRYEGSTSYEMETLFRLFLLKELYGWGHETALVEYLSQHPDLCDRLGLESVPNQSTLWRSWHHRFTADLQDTVKTAARTILIKAQNAGVAVPREPERRSRSRGNESPESIPDDQTVLEQVETVTEQMNCVVFPAFSLDRGEGCEIHENAYWDLQTYLGLRENLAVNEGARSFIYESNRNRTPLGHAHREHVRDLSIEQIREMYRQSVSRLLDRVAETEEFFRAGIVAIDITESDPFTGDRAGHEDEIIGTKEKTNEYAYQWATVQLVGNAVPIVLDVRPVQKGDTRKEIVADLLDSAEAAVHVDNVLMDREFDSQHILEMLSQRGLSYVVPKRMQTSEKAQAKRLLKRGKDRYETDRKLHLGNNEWHSTTLIYRRKENSEHTDYRQYSVFMTNRGRGNLTEYGYRWEIESGYKSIKRFMAATTSKHFGLRFFYFAFACLLYSIWRAVDLLVQVQLTGEYEHSPIVTADNTLTLVKKETGIG
- a CDS encoding zinc-dependent alcohol dehydrogenase family protein, with protein sequence MKAATYRGPGDVRIEEHSAPEIEESTDAVIRITHTAICGSDLWFYRGQEDYDEGAPVGHEPMGIVEKVGDDIRHVEPGDRVFAGFAISCGECEFCRKGLHTACTNGGFWDGPGVGGAQAEKLRVPHANGTLVRVPDRYANDEDTLEALLPLTDVMGTGHHAAVCADVEAGDTAVVIGDGAVGLCAVLASKRLGAERIIAVGHHEDRLELAEEFGATETVSSRGQEAIDEIQDITYGGANHVLECVGAESSLETAATVARPGGSIGYVGVPHVEDPSFLEPLFFSNASFTGGPAPTRAYAEELMEDVLQGTLDPSPIFTKTVDLDGVPEGYEAMDEREAVKVMVKVDA
- a CDS encoding aldo/keto reductase, yielding MEYVSVQGADIPALGFGTARMGGTETRNAVETALRLGYRHIDTAQMYGNEDAVGEAVENADVARDEVFVVTKILRRNLAYDDLQNSFEDSLDRLKMEYVDLLLIHEPSQSVPVTESVRAMNELQEAERVQHIGVSNFSLPQLQEAEAASDTPIVTNQVEYHPFTDQSQLLEYCVDNDVMLTAYSPLAVGRRLENETLIRVGKRYGKSPAQVVLRWLIQQENVSAIPKASKRQHQEENIEIFDFELTTAEMDAIFDL
- a CDS encoding helix-turn-helix domain-containing protein, whose translation is MPITAEVHLRSPLLPLVSLANLEQANQVQCPHVIGLNQGHQQVVVEIDAAEPLSVETLLELDDVFEATDLGTVNGRHVFKVASVLKESVAEAFDNTPDAGLIGAIQITPEGWYEQKVFKDYPAFNTFRTSCEEHGISVEIGSISQDTSASEESAPYGLTERQYEALSLAMSRGYYEQPRQTSARELADELGISQPSLSDLLGRAERQLISATLGSPTRLEVLSQ
- a CDS encoding SDR family oxidoreductase, with product MTSDFGTELEGQVAIITGASSGIGEATAQSLASRGASVVLAARREGELKELASKIEDEDGDALVVPTDVTDDEDIDNLVETTTDEYGRIDILVNNAGLMPLTHIAEAERETLQKTIDVNLTGLITLTHAVIPTMLEQESGHIVNLSSVVGRFLMPNGSHYNASKAGVKMFSDSLRLDVAEGGIRVATIEPGSVATELPESIADEEIKAQIEDLNESLTPLQPDDIARTITFVVTQPEHMDINEVLVRPIDQVQP
- a CDS encoding glucose 1-dehydrogenase; amino-acid sequence: MSRNQDQTVPTSEKFDFGDKVAFISGAAGGIGRATALAFAREGADVVVADIDEEGNQETADLIEETGSRALAVACDLRESEDVQAALDAAIAEFGRLDIACNNAGVEQGPEKTAELDEEEWDRIMDTDLRGVFLSMKYEIPLILEQDGAIINIASGAGIRGFPEAAYVAAKHGVVGLTKSAALEYADTDLRINAVCPGIIDTSMMDRVTDNRGAGRQSVIDQEPIGRMGTPEEIADAVIWLCSDAASFVLGHPMVVDGGQTV
- a CDS encoding helix-turn-helix domain-containing protein; its protein translation is MTITVEFSMYSPSLPLVDLVESLPFRQLECEHGLCLKRDSDVFVIHIDPGDDISEEDLSAFDEVVEATSLGRTKGKDVYRLTVELVDDISEAFTPERFTAVEVEPMILTPDGWYEKKVFEDYETFDRLRTRFEEYGISIELISITQGSDSRGDSPQYGLTDRQYEALTLAISRGFYESPRQVSTEELAEEMGISQPSMSDLLRRGERQLLSSALEPQTHINALSAQERLQ
- a CDS encoding SDR family NAD(P)-dependent oxidoreductase — its product is MSDRVGSELAGQVAIVTGASSGIGEATAEALASRGASVVLAARRKKELEALAGQIESAGGEALSVPTDLTAKDDIDNLVETTTDEYGRIDILVNNAGVMLLEPVERADRENFRQMIEVNLLGLMNLTHATLPVMQEQDAGHIVNVSSTAGRDAIANNGGYAATKFGVNAFSESLRQEVTTEGIRTTIIEPGAVETELQEHIPDDEIKEQIEEGFLESITPLQSEDIADAIAYAVTRPQHVSVNEMLIRPTDQQL